The following are encoded in a window of Prochlorococcus marinus CUG1417 genomic DNA:
- a CDS encoding NifU family protein translates to MSTETLSLTNENVEKVLDELRPFLISDGGNVEIAEIDGPIVKVRLQGACGSCPSSTMTLKMGIERKLKEMIPEISEVVQVL, encoded by the coding sequence ATGAGTACTGAAACACTCTCCCTGACAAACGAAAATGTAGAAAAAGTCCTTGACGAGCTAAGACCTTTTTTAATTTCTGATGGAGGAAATGTAGAGATTGCAGAAATAGATGGTCCAATTGTCAAAGTCAGACTTCAAGGAGCATGTGGTAGTTGCCCAAGTAGCACTATGACTCTCAAAATGGGTATTGAAAGAAAGTTAAAAGAAATGATTCCTGAAATAAGCGAAGTTGTCCAGGTTTTATAA